The nucleotide sequence GGGTGAGTTTCTTCATTTTTATTTCTATTTTCTACCTCTCCCTAATTTTGTCTTTTAGAGGCATATGTATGTTCATTCTGTGAATCAGTTTTCCATTCACTATTCACTATTCACTGCTTTTTATGATTTAACTTAAGATGTACAGACCAAAGATGTATTTACAAAGATGTGCTTTAATTTATAAACATGTATTGTAATAGATACACTATTTCAAATATTCTTTTCAAGAATATTTTTATAAAAAAATACAAAATATTTACAATTATTTATTCTGCTGTAACTTATCTGTATCCTTACTCTTAAGTCCTTCAAAACCGGTCCACATTACCTTTAAGGTGACACTGCGTTGGTTTTGATTGCAAAATCAACAGCTATATAATACCATGTTGCAAATGACCGCACAGTCACCCTTTGATGAAAAAAGCTGTATAATCAATCCGGGCAGGTGGTCTGAGGATGATCTTGACCGCCTTATGCAGGAAGCTGCACGCATTGAAGATGTCGGCGACAGGATAGCATTTGTCTCAGCGAAGTTCATTGGTGTGGGCTATCAGGAATCCACGTTAATTGGCGATACCGGCATTCCTGAGAAACTTGTTGTAAACCTGGAAGGTGTCGATTGTTTTACCTTCATTGACTATGTCGAGGCTATGTGCCTGTCCTGCTCTTTTTTGGAATTCAAAGAGAATTTGAAACGGGTGCGGTATCATTCCGGAATGGTTGACTATTTGCAGCGTAATCACTTTTTTACAGATTGGATTGACTTTAACAGGGAATTTGTAGAAGAGGTGACAGAAGAGGTTGGGGGGCAAAAAACTAAGAAAGCCAATAAAAATATTA is from Pseudomonadota bacterium and encodes:
- a CDS encoding DUF1460 domain-containing protein: MTAQSPFDEKSCIINPGRWSEDDLDRLMQEAARIEDVGDRIAFVSAKFIGVGYQESTLIGDTGIPEKLVVNLEGVDCFTFIDYVEAMCLSCSFLEFKENLKRVRYHSGMVDYLQRNHFFTDWIDFNREFVEEVTEEVGGQKTKKANKNINIKEDGTFFLEGISPREREICFIPTESIDDAVIAGLRNGDYAGIYTEKAGLDVSHVGIIIKKKGKCFLRHASSLEANRKVIDQDLRKYLTGKPGFLVLRAKKLNIARKI